The proteins below come from a single Eucalyptus grandis isolate ANBG69807.140 chromosome 3, ASM1654582v1, whole genome shotgun sequence genomic window:
- the LOC104439594 gene encoding spermidine hydroxycinnamoyl transferase, whose product MSITVRYQGTYTIKPETATWGGHLPLSELDQIGTITHVPIIYFYKLPLELLHPADAIFNILRVSLSRVLVPFYPLAGRLKRLDRGRLRLDCNAMGVWLIEAESEGTLNDLGDFCPSQEFEQIVPSVDYTTPIHELPLLLVQVTKFKCGGLALSTTISHAVADGPSATHFMNEWARLARGEPLSVEPYYDRKVLWVGEDPSGVLLPPPNLEHSEFNHPPLLIGHTKNLEQRMKKTTMALLKLTKTQVESLKKAANKERACNNPRPYTRYETMAAHIWRCACKARKHKPEQPTVLCICVDARSRLQPPLKPGYFGNATFDVVAAGTSGELVSSPLRCTSSKIREAIEAVTYEHVKSTIEHIRRQPDLTMFQDLHALGSTQGLFYGNPNLGVVSWLTMPVYGLDFGWGREIHMGPGNHDFDGDCLVLPSSDEAGGLVVAVGLQIEHMEDFKKFFYEDIVE is encoded by the exons ATGTCCATCACTGTGAGGTACCAAGGTACTTACACCATAAAGCCTGAGACGGCGACATGGGGTGGCCACCTACCGCTCTCAGAGCTAGACCAAATTGGCACCATCACCCATGTGCCCATCATTTACTTCTACAAACTACCCCTTGAATTGCTCCACCCAGCCGATGCCATCTTCAACATTCTCCGGGTTTCACTGAGCCGTGTGCTGGTCCCGTTCTATCCGCTCGCTGGAAGACTCAAGCGGCTTGACAGGGGACGGCTTCGACTTGATTGCAATGCCATGGGCGTTTGGCTCATCGAGGCCGAATCCGAAGGCACGCTCAATGACTTGGGCGATTTTTGTCCATCTCAGGAGTTTGAACAGATTGTGCCAAGCGTGGACTACACGACGCCGATCCATGAGCTGCCGCTATTGCTAGTTCAAGTCACCAAGTTCAAGTGTGGTGGGCTCGCTTTGAGCACCACTATATCTCATGCGGTTGCTGATGGGCCAAGTGCTACTCATTTCATGAACGAGTGGGCCCGTCTCGCCCGTGGCGAGCCACTGAGTGTTGAGCCGTATTATGATAGAAAG GTTTTATGGGTGGGTGAAGATCCATCCGGCGTACTGCTGCCACCGCCAAACTTGGAGCACTCCGAGTTTAACCACCCGCCATTGCTAATCGGCCACACTAAAAACCTGGAACAGCGCATGAAGAAGACCACCATGGCCTTGCTAAAGTTGACGAAGACCCAGGTTGAATCCCTAAAGAAGGCGGCGAACAAGGAACGAGCCTGCAACAACCCTCGCCCCTACACCCGATACGAGACGATGGCCGCACACATATGGCGGTGTGCTTGCAAGGCACGCAAGCACAAGCCTGAGCAACCGACCGTGCTGTGCATTTGCGTTGATGCCCGCAGCCGCCTGCAGCCACCCCTAAAGCCCGGATACTTTGGCAATGCGACCTTTGACGTCGTCGCAGCTGGCACATCCGGCGAGCTGGTGTCCAGCCCGCTCAGGTGCACCTCAAGCAAGATTCGAGAGGCCATCGAGGCAGTGACCTACGAACATGTAAAGTCAACCATTGAGCACATCCGGAGACAACCGGACCTGACCATGTTTCAGGATCTGCATGCGCTAGGAAGCACACAGGGGCTTTTCTATGGAAACCCTAATCTTGGGGTGGTGAGCTGGTTGACGATGCCGGTGTACGGCCTTGACTTCGGGTGGGGGAGAGAGATTCACATGGGGCCTGGGAACCACGATTTCGACGGCGATtgtctggttcttccaagttcTGATGAAGCAGGTGGCTTGGTGGTTGCCGTGGGCTTGCAAATAGAGCACATGGAAGATTTCAAGAAGTTCTTCTATGAGGACATCGTTGAGTAA